Proteins encoded together in one Oncorhynchus nerka isolate Pitt River linkage group LG19, Oner_Uvic_2.0, whole genome shotgun sequence window:
- the LOC115101361 gene encoding zinc finger protein 181-like, which yields MERWRCGKPNPIKGEDQSNISGGGDSHQELQMDHFGHPLFRLSPSLRAEPVPQTLGHSDSFRLDEHLGVSRNVEEILDYWRLDPVCSPGGSKTGAGDPELLPVGNKTPTAMMDVPVFTLASQIDLSNGGVTCEPCDVKKVPTETKCSALTSLHIRSKEKQQSESSKKSDLDLSQCKSEIMSECPEMKVEDPIWSYYYQIESGMTPVKKESLENATVAVKTKNEFDSEMKVEDPIWACYFAEQEKGVPNVERKTYVKEEPVDIEIPFSFALGSSSPENGVQLTLTDRCDQDGNGGLNAVKPAEEQSVKNSTETYYVKREMVDIKNEDPIWDHFHLNEVKDLKPKCDNLVSLLTSMIEEIHQPPIFKELLSLRTESTKPIHMVNVSVPTITGGQERTMTSDPKGSSQPISHQPSKKQRLECEPGDKSLASNSTQANTNQRSHNKPQQQDGTPGFCTSTHSHHTDISQSDLGSQSNTTDRSLPMPGIKHLPQTSNIYNKLKPSPTAKEIVNTCQLCGKSIASHKLSAEAVKGPGQTDTTRPWTCCVCKSTYKGPGQWVYHRQKHISGLKCLECGKCFKTQHSLDVHSKTHSKERPFSCEECGKTYRTLSLRNSHIYSCHTTPNHACQECGKSFRQIAHLHIHMNIHTGNRPYQCADCKAAFKSPSALYTHKTIHTGEKPFVCPLCGMRFRLNAFLTVHLNTHTTTKGKLHNKSGKRPSKREQSDSEETSDSPSDSDSPSDATPQTPTSRETRSQWKSKQVEN from the exons ATGGAAAGATGGCGGTGTGGGAAGCCTAACCCTATAAAAG GTGAGGACCAGAGTAATATCTCTGGAGGAGGTGATTCCCATCAGGAACTACAGATGGACCACTTTGGACATCCTCTTTTTCGTCTGAGCCCATCATTGAGAGCTGAGCCTGTGCCGCAGACGCTGGGACATTCAGACAGTTTCAGACTAGACGAGCATCTGGGTGTGTCTCGGAATGTTGAGGAGATCCTGGACTATTGGAGACTGGACCCTGTTTGTAGTCCTGGAGGTTCAAAGACAGGAGCTGGAGATCCAGAGCTATTACCAGTCGGTAACAAGACACCAACAGCTATGATGGATGTTCCTGTGTTTACTCTAGCCTCACAAATAGATCTGTCCAATGGAGGAGTAACATGTGAGCCATGTGATGTTAAGAAAGTACCTACAGAGACCAAATGCAGTGCATTGACCTCCCTTCACATTAGATCCAAAGAGAAGCAGCAGTCAGAGTCTAGTAAAAAGAGTGATTTGGATTTATCTCAGTGTAAAAGTGAGATTATGTCTGAATGTCCTGAGATGAAAGTTGAGGATCCTATTTGGTCATATTATTATCAGATTGAATCCGGCATGACTCCAGTTAAAAAAGAGTCCTTAGAAAATGCTACTGTAGCTGTCAAAACCAAAAATGAATTTGATTCTGAAATGAAAGTTGAGGATCCTATTTGGGCATGTTATTTTGCAGAACAGGAAAAAGGGGTGCCTAATGTTGAAAGGAAAACATATGTGAAAGAAGAACCTGTAGATATTGAGATTCCATTTAGCTTTGCTCTTGGTTCATCTTCACCGGAAAACGGTGTTCAGCTGACTCTGACTGACAGATGTGATCAAGATGGAAACGGAGGCCTAAATGCAGTGAAACCTGCCGAAGAACAAAGTGTGAAAAACTCTACAGAAACTTACTATGTGAAACGGGAAATGGTGGACATCAAAAATGAAGATCCCATATGGGATCATTTTCACCTGAATGAAGTAAAGGATTTGAAGCCAAAATGTGATAATTTAGTATCTCTACTTACGTCAATGATAGAAGAAATCCATCAGCCACCAATCTTCAAGGAATTGCTATCATTGAGGACTGAGAGTACAAAACCCATCCATATGGTCAACGTATCAGTGCCTACAATCACAGGAGGGCAGGAACGCACTATGACCTCTGACCCAAAAGGCTCTTCTCAGCCCATTTCACACCAGCCCAGCAAAAAGCAAAGGTTGGAGTGCGAGCCTGGTGACAAATCACTGGCctctaactcaacacaggcaaATACAAACCAGAGATCACATAATAAGCCACAGCAGCAAGATGGAACACCAGGCTTTTGTACATCTACTCATTCTCATCATACAGACATTTCCCAGTCAGACCTGGGTTCTCAGTCAAATACGACAGACCGCTCATTACCAATGCCAGGTATTAAACATCTGCCTCAAACATCAAACATCTACAACAAACTTAAACCATCTCCTACTGCAAAAGAAATTGTAAATACCTGCCAACTATGTGGGAAATCGATTGCTTCACATAAACTGTCAGCAGAGGCTGTAAAAGGacccggacagacagacacaactagaCCCTGGACATGTTGTGTATGTAAATCAACTTATAAAGGCCCAGGACAGTGGGTGTATCACAGACAAAAACACATTAGTGGCTTAAAATGCCTTGAGTGTGGAAAGTGTTTTAAAACACAACATAGCTTGGATGTTCATAGTAAGACGCATTCTAAGGAAAGGCCTTTCTCTTGTGAGGAGTGCGGCAAGACCTATCGCACTCTCAGCCTTCGCAACTCACACATTTACAGTTGTCACACAACTCCCAACCATGCCTGTCAGGAGTGTGGCAAGAGTTTTAGGCAAATAGCCCATCTACACATTCACATGAACATACACACAGGAAATAGACCCTATCAGTGTGCAGACTGCAAGGCTGCCTTCAAGTCGCCCTCCGCACTGTATACGCACAAGACTATTCACACAGGTGAGAAGCCCTTTGTCTGCCCTCTGTGTGGCATGCGTTTCCGCCTCAATGCCTTCCTCACTGtccacctgaacacacacactaccaccaaAGGAAAACTGCACAATAAGTCAGGGAAAAGACCATCGAAGAGGGAGCAGTCAGACTCTGAAGAGACCTCAGACTCCCCCTCTGACTCAGACTCCCCCTCTGACGCCACCCCTCAAACCCCCACCTCTAGAGAGACCAGGAGTCAGTGGAAATCGAAGCAGGTGGAAAACTGA